CTAGACGAACCGATACTGCTGCTTTTGCCGATTTACATTTGCAAATTATTCCTGGCTCAGATATTATTTTATATCATGCCATTGCCAAACGCATTATCGAAAAAGGTTACGTCGATCATGATTTCGTTAAAAATCACGCGGAAAATTTCAAACAATATAAGGATTTAGTTTTAAGCACTTCTTTAGAAAAAGCCTCTAAACTCTGTGGAATTCCTGTAAACGATATTAAACTGGCGGCAGATATTATTGGAAAAGCAAAAGGTTTTATTTCGCTTTGGGCAATGGGCTTAAATCAAAGTGCTGTTGGCGTTGATAAAAATACAGCATTGCTGAATTTATCTTTATTAACGGGACAAGTTGGAAAACCGGGTTCTGGGCCATTTTCATTAACAGGTCAACCCAACGCAATGGGCGGACGAGAAGTTGGCGGAATGGCAACACTTTTGGCCGCGCATAAAGATATTGCCAATCCAAAGCATCGTAAAGAAGTCGCAGATTTTTGGGGCGTTGATGAGATTTCGGACAAACCAGGTTTAACAGCTACAGAAATGTTTGAAGCATTAGAATCTGGAAAAATGAAAGCGATTTGGATTATCTGCACCAATCCGTTAGTGAGTTTACCCGATTCGAGAAGAGCCGAAAAAGCACTTCAAAACGCTAAATTTGTAGTAGTTCAAGATATTTCACACAATGCGGATACAGCCAAATTTGCTGATTTACTTTTGCCTGCTGCGGGTTGGCTAGAAAAAGAAGGAACGATGACCAATTCGGAGCGTCGTATTTCGTATCTCCCAAAAGGAATTAATGCTCCTGGAGAAGCACTTCCTGATATTGAGATTCTCATTCGCTTTGCGAAAAAAATGAATTTCAACGGATTCAATTTCAACAGCGCCGAAGAAGTTTACAAAGAACATTGTGCACTTACCAAAAACACTAATATTGATATTTCTTTCTTAAATTATAATCGTTTAAAAACCGAAGGCACTTTTCAGTGGCCAGTTCCAGATTATGGACATCCGGGAACACCGAGATTATTTACCGACAAAAAATTCTATACGCCTTCTGGAAAAGCGATTTTTAATCTTCCCGTTTCGATCGAAAATACGTCGGTGCAACCAAATGATGAATTCCCTTTTATTTTAACTACAGGAAGAATTCGCGATCAATGGCATACAATGACAAAGACTGGAAAAGTCTCTCGTTTGTTAACGCATATTCCAAGTCCAGTTTTAGAAATAAATCCAATTGATGCTTTCAAAAATGATATTAAAAATGGTGATATTGTTGTAGTTTCCAGCAAAAACGGAGAAGTCCGCGTAAAAGCAAAAGTTACCGATTCGATCAAAGAGAAAGTAGTTTTCCTGCCGATGCATTGGGGAAAACAATTAGAAAATGATCTAAATCGAACCAATAATTTAACGAATACTGTTGTCGATCCAATTTCAAAAGAACCTGATTTTAAATTTACTACGGTTTCCATTACCAAATATGTAAAACCATTTCAGAAAATTGCTATTGTTGGCGCGGGTGCCGCTTCCTTCCGATTCATACAAAATTACCGTGAATTCAATTCGACCGACGAAATTATTGTTTTTTCGAATGAAGTAAATCCGTTTTATAATCGCGTTCTGCTTCCAGAATACATGACTGGAGAATTCACTTGGGAACAGCTTTTAAAAGTAAAAGATGGTGAAACCTTCAGTAAACTGAAAATCACAATGAAAGCGGGAGTGGCAATTGAAAAATTAGACCCAAAACAAAAAACAATTGTAGACAGTCTGGGCGAAATTCACACTTTTGATTCTTTGATTTTAGCAACAGGAAGCCGTCCTTTTGTTCCAGAAAACGCACAGCTTCATCTTCCAGGACGTTTTACAGTCAGGAGAAAAGAAGACGCAGACCGTTTGAAAAAACATTTAGACAGCACCAATCTTCCTCCCGAAGAACAGCATGTAGTAATCATTGGAGGGGGTTTATTAGGATTAGAATTAGCCGCAGCTTTAAAACATAAAAAAGTAAAAACCACTATAATCCAGAGAGCTTCGCGCTTGATGGAACGCCAATTGGATCTAATTTCAAGCAAATTATTGGCCGAAGAAGTACAATTACGTGACATTCAGATTTATTTTGATAATGAAGTGAGCACCGTTTTTGAAACCGACAATCCGAATGAAATTGAAATTGCTTTAAAGAGCGGAAAGATCATTACGGCAAATGCAATTGTCTATACGATTGGCACTATTCCGAATATCGAAATTGCTCGTGAAAGCGGTTTAGCCTGTGGACGCGGTGTGAAAGTCAATCAGTATTTACAAACTTCAAATCCTGATATTTTTGCAATTGGAGAAATAGCAGAATTTGATAATAAACTGTTCGGAATCACTTCTGCAGCTGAAGAACAGGCCGATATTCTAGCTAATTTCCTTGCAGGCGATATTAGCAGTTATTACAAAGGATCGATTTTAATGAACATTCTAAAATTAGAAGACATTAATCTTTGCAGCATTGGCGATATTACAATTCCTGAAAATGATGATACTTACGAAGAAATTGTTTTTGCCGATTTGAAAAAACGCTATTACAAAAAATGCATCGTAAAAGATGATCTTTTGGTTGGTGCTATTTTAATGGGCGACAAAAATGAATTTGCTGAATTTAAAACAATGATTGAAAGCAAAATCGAATTATCTGACAAACGTAATACGCTTTTAAGAGGAAGCTCAAATGCAAAACCAGTTTTAGGAAAATTGGTTTGCTCCTGCAGTCAAGTCGGAGCTGGAAATATTGAAGAAACAATTAAAAGTGGCGTAAGTGATTTTACCGATTTATGCAAAAATACAGGAGCAGGTTTAGGATGCGGAAGCTGTAAAACAGAAGTTAAAGAGATATTGGCGAAGTGCAAATAGTTTTCAATCGCAGTTTTCAGTTTACTTTACTTTGAACATAAATTTTTAACGCAAAGTTCGCAAAGGTTTTTCGCAAAGTTCTAAAAGTTTGTTTAATTTATCTTTAAAAGTAGACAAAGTGCTCAAAGCTTTGATAATAGATTCTAATCACGCTTTGTGAACTTAAAAAAAAATACACACAGAACTATAAACCTTAAAAAACTTTGCGAAAAAACTTTGCGAACTTTGCGTTAAGATCAACACAATATAACGACCTGAAACCTGAAACTTGAAACAAAAAAACAAAATGGAACTAACAAGATTAATAGTAAAAGGAGGCGTTATTTCGCCAGGAGAATTGCGAGAAGTAGTTAATATCGCTTTTGAAGAAGGTCTAGATTCGATTTCTTTTGGTTCTAGACAAGATATTATTTTTCCGAAAGGATTTAAATCTTTGGATAAAACCACTTTAGGAAAACATCATTTTGTTTATCCAGATCAAAAAAGTGGCAACAATATCGTTTCTTCCTACGTTTCAACTGATATTTTTAGAAACACAAATTGGCTTACAGGAAACCGTTTTTTATATATTTTGGAAGAATTTAAAGAACAGCCAAAACTTAAAGTCAACATAACCGATCCAAAGCAGCAATTAGTTCCTTTGTTTACAGGACATTTAAATTTCATTGCTTCAGAGCATGAAGATTATTGGTATTTATATATTCGTCTTCCCAAATGGGAAAAAATAGAAGTCTATCCTGTTTTGATTTACAGCTGGGATTTGGCTAAAATTTATTACGAAATCGAAAAAATTTCAGACGAAGATGCAGCTGATATCGAACTGCTTTTCACTTTGGTTAGCGAAGCTTTAGACACCAACAACAGAACAATCGACAAACCATTGAATATCCCGTTTTATCCATTTCCATATTACGAAGGAATGAACAGAATGGGAATTGATCAATATTGGCTGGGATTGTACTGGAGAAACAATTTATACGATTTGGATTTCCTGAAAGAAATGTGTGATCTATGTTTTGAATGCAAAATCGGGAAAATCTGTATTACACCTTGGAAATCTTTCATTATAAAAGGAATCCCGAAAGACCGAAAACTAGAATGGGAAAAATTCTTAGGAAAACGCGGCATCAACGTTCGCCATTCTTTATTAGAATTGAATTGGCATTTACCCGTTGCAATGGAATGGGCTTTAAATCTAAAAACTTTTCTGGTTAGAACATTAGATCAATTTGATATCAGTACCTATGGATTGAATTTCGGGATTTCAGAATACAATCGTGACGGACATTATTTTACTTCGATTGTCATCGAAAAAAATGAACTTCCGACAGCTTTAGAATCGATAAAAATCAGAGATACTTATAATGTATTATTCGCCAAGAATTTCGATCCAAATACTCGTGAATATATTGTGCATTCACAAGATATTGACAAGCTCGAACTGCCGACTATTTTAATTGAATTAAGCCGAAAATATTTTGAAGAATTAGGAAATACAACATCTGAAACTACCGAAAAACAACAGAAAAAAGAAAAACCACAACAGGATATTTACCAATGTCAGGAATGCTTAACGCTTTATAATTCAGAATACGGAGACGAAACTCAAGGAATTCCAAAAGGCCTTTTATTTGAAAATCTTCCAGAAACCTATTGCTGTTCTCTTTGTGAAGCGCCAAAAAGCAATTTTAGAATTTTGGAAACAGTTGAAAATTAATACGTTCTATTATTTCTGTATTCAAAAATTGCGTATATTTAGCTTAACTAAGAATTTATATTAAAGCGTCATACTTCGAAAACTTTAATCTGCTTAGTAAAAATCGATTTTACTCAATAAAAAATATAGTTATGATAAAAAGAACAACACAATCTTCTGCTGATAAAGCTACCGATGTTCCAGCAGAAACAGCTGTAGAAAGCACTACAGAAATACAGCCAGAAACTAAGACCACAATTAAAAGGACTACTAGAACTGCAGTAAAACCAACAACTGCCAAAACAGCTACAACAAGAACGGCTGCTGCAAAAGCACCTGCTGCAACTGTCAAAACTGCAGCAAAAACTCCTGTAAGAGCAGCTTCTAAAACAGCACCGAAAGCTACTGTGAAAAAACCTGCAACCACATCTGCCAAAACAGAACCTATCGTTTCTGAAATTGTAGAAATTAAAACCAATGACGTGGCAGAAAACAAACCTATTGTAACTGTTGAAAAAATTGGCAAGCAGAAAAACGACATAAAATCAAAGCTAAAAGCTAAACTTAAAGCAAAAAAAGAGAAAGAGAAGAAAAGAGAAAAAGCGATTAAAGCTGTTATCAAAAAATTAGAGAAAGCTAAAAAAGCAAAACTAAAAGCAGCCGAAAAGAAAAAAGAAAAGGCTAAAAAAGCGAAAGCTAAGAAACTTGAGAAGAAAGCGAAAGTTCAAAAAAAGGCAAAAGCCAAAAAGAAAAAATAGTATTCTGAGAAAGGTTTGACTTTAAAAAAGTTGAACCTTTTTATATTTTCATTAGCAATGTAAATACAGTTTGTCATTTAAACGAAAGGAGAAACGACAAAATTATGCATTCATTATAAAAATTACCCCCCAATAGCAATCATACTACGGTTATCAAAATGTTTTGTAGGATCATTAATTTCGTTAACGGTAGACATTCCCGCGCGCACTTTCTTTTTATTCTGAATCGATTCTGAAATTAAATTGGCGATGGATTCTCCATTTCTAAAAGCCGTCAATAAATCGGTTTCTGAATTAGAGAAAAGGCAGTTTTTTATTTTTCCGTCTGCCGTCAAGCGGATGCGGTTACAGCTGTCACAAAACGGATTTGTAATCGAACTTATGATTCCGAAATCGCCTTGGAAACCTTTAATTTTATAATTTCTGGAAGTGAAATTTTTTTCGTCTTCTAATTTCAGCATTTCTTCTGAAGAAAATTGAGTTCCAACTAAAGATAGAATTTCTTCTTGCGAAACCATTTTGCTTCTGTCCCACTCGTTTCCAGCAAAAGGCATAAATTCAATAAACCGAACCGAAATAGGCAGAAACTGAGTCAGTTTCACAAAATCTACAATTTCATTATCATTAAAACCTTTTATCAAAACCACATTTACTTTTACCTGAAAATCATGATTCAGAAGTAAATGCAAATTATCAATTACTTTTTCAAACTGATTTCTAAGCGTTATAGAAGCAAATTTAGAAGCGACCAAAGTATCTAAACTCAAATTGATTTTTTGTACCTTAAACTCTCTTAAAACTTCAATATGACGATCCACTAAAATTCCGTTTGTTGTCATGGAAAGCGAAATGCCAAGTTCTGATAATTTAGAAACAATTTCAGGAAAATCCTTTCTGAGCAAAGGTTCACCGCCCGTTAGTCTTATTTTGTCAACACCATTTTTTACGAAAGTTTCGGCAATAGCAAAAATCTCATCGGCCGTCATTAAACTAGCTTTTGGAGATAATGCGATTCCATCCGCTGGCATGCAGTACGTACAACGCAGGTTGCATTTTTCCAGCAGCGAAATGCGCAAATAATTATGTTTGCGCCCAAAACCATCCGTCAAAATAGTGTTAGAGGCTGTCATGATTTTTTCCTTTTAAAATATGAAAAACATGCATTACGTGCGGAAAAACAGCATCCATAGATTCCCTCACTCCGTTTGTAGAACCTGGCAAAGCCAAAACCAGACTTTTGCCTAAAGTACCTACAACACTTCTAGAAAGCATTGCGTACGGCATTCTTTGCTGACCGTAATTGCGAATGGCTTCCTCGATTCCTGGAATTCTGCTTTCTAATAATGGTTCTAAAGCTTCTGGTGTAACATCTCTTGGAGATAATCCCGTCCCGCCTGTAAAAATTACCAGCTGATTTTCTTTAGCGAAAGCTTTAGTTTTTTGCTGAATAATATCCAATTCATCTGGAATAATTTCGTAATGAGAAGTTTCAACTCCGTATGAATCCAGTTTCTCTACAATTGTTTTTCCAGAACGATCTTCTTTATCTCCTGCAAAAATAGAATCGGAACAAACGAAAACTGCCGCTTTAATTACATTCGGGAATTTATTTTTGAAAGACGATTTTCCGCCTTCTTTATTAATTAATTTGATGGTCGAAATTTCGATTTCCTTATCAATTGGTTTTAGCATATCATACATGGTAAGTGCTACAATTGATGCGCCGTGCATGGCTTCAACCTCAACTCCCGTTTTGTAAACGGTTTTTACTTTAAAAATAATATGAATATCCAATCCTTCGACATTGTATTCAACAGAAGTAAATTCAATTGGAAGCGGGTGACAATCTGGAATGGACAAATGGGTGTTTTTGACCGCAAACAATCCAGCCGTTTTTGCCATTTCAAATACGTTTCCTTTTGGCACTAGATTATTCACAACAGCATCAATTGTTTCCTGCTTGCTTACTTTGACAATTGCGGTTGCTGTTGCGACTCTTAAAGTGCTTATTTTATGCGTAATATCTACCATTATAATTTCTTAGGTATTTTGTTTCCAAGTGAATGTATCGTTTTCAAACATTTCTTTGCCAAAAATCGGAACATCGGTTTTAATCCAGTTTACGATGGCTTCTGTTGCTTCATAAACTTGTTTGCGACGTGTTGCCGAAACAAAAACAAACAAACAGATTTCGCCTGCTTTTACAACACCTAAACTGTGGTAAATGTGCATACAGGTTAAATCGAATTTAGCAAAAGCTTTTTCTCGAATTGTGTACAAAGCTTCATTCGCCATGTCTTTAT
The Flavobacterium humidisoli DNA segment above includes these coding regions:
- a CDS encoding nitrate reductase, with the translated sequence MQTTKIKTTCSYCGVGCGIIVTNDAKNGVMVEGDKDHPVNKGMLCSKGMNLHYVVNDTSDRILYPEMRGSKSYPLERVSWDTALDRAAAVFSSIIKKHGPDSVGFYISGQCLTEEYYLVNKLVKGFLKTNNIDTNSRLCMSSAVVGYKKTFGEDSVPIAYDDIELADTFLITGANPAWCHPILFRRLEKHKEKNPKTKIICIDPRRTDTAAFADLHLQIIPGSDIILYHAIAKRIIEKGYVDHDFVKNHAENFKQYKDLVLSTSLEKASKLCGIPVNDIKLAADIIGKAKGFISLWAMGLNQSAVGVDKNTALLNLSLLTGQVGKPGSGPFSLTGQPNAMGGREVGGMATLLAAHKDIANPKHRKEVADFWGVDEISDKPGLTATEMFEALESGKMKAIWIICTNPLVSLPDSRRAEKALQNAKFVVVQDISHNADTAKFADLLLPAAGWLEKEGTMTNSERRISYLPKGINAPGEALPDIEILIRFAKKMNFNGFNFNSAEEVYKEHCALTKNTNIDISFLNYNRLKTEGTFQWPVPDYGHPGTPRLFTDKKFYTPSGKAIFNLPVSIENTSVQPNDEFPFILTTGRIRDQWHTMTKTGKVSRLLTHIPSPVLEINPIDAFKNDIKNGDIVVVSSKNGEVRVKAKVTDSIKEKVVFLPMHWGKQLENDLNRTNNLTNTVVDPISKEPDFKFTTVSITKYVKPFQKIAIVGAGAASFRFIQNYREFNSTDEIIVFSNEVNPFYNRVLLPEYMTGEFTWEQLLKVKDGETFSKLKITMKAGVAIEKLDPKQKTIVDSLGEIHTFDSLILATGSRPFVPENAQLHLPGRFTVRRKEDADRLKKHLDSTNLPPEEQHVVIIGGGLLGLELAAALKHKKVKTTIIQRASRLMERQLDLISSKLLAEEVQLRDIQIYFDNEVSTVFETDNPNEIEIALKSGKIITANAIVYTIGTIPNIEIARESGLACGRGVKVNQYLQTSNPDIFAIGEIAEFDNKLFGITSAAEEQADILANFLAGDISSYYKGSILMNILKLEDINLCSIGDITIPENDDTYEEIVFADLKKRYYKKCIVKDDLLVGAILMGDKNEFAEFKTMIESKIELSDKRNTLLRGSSNAKPVLGKLVCSCSQVGAGNIEETIKSGVSDFTDLCKNTGAGLGCGSCKTEVKEILAKCK
- a CDS encoding rubredoxin — its product is MELTRLIVKGGVISPGELREVVNIAFEEGLDSISFGSRQDIIFPKGFKSLDKTTLGKHHFVYPDQKSGNNIVSSYVSTDIFRNTNWLTGNRFLYILEEFKEQPKLKVNITDPKQQLVPLFTGHLNFIASEHEDYWYLYIRLPKWEKIEVYPVLIYSWDLAKIYYEIEKISDEDAADIELLFTLVSEALDTNNRTIDKPLNIPFYPFPYYEGMNRMGIDQYWLGLYWRNNLYDLDFLKEMCDLCFECKIGKICITPWKSFIIKGIPKDRKLEWEKFLGKRGINVRHSLLELNWHLPVAMEWALNLKTFLVRTLDQFDISTYGLNFGISEYNRDGHYFTSIVIEKNELPTALESIKIRDTYNVLFAKNFDPNTREYIVHSQDIDKLELPTILIELSRKYFEELGNTTSETTEKQQKKEKPQQDIYQCQECLTLYNSEYGDETQGIPKGLLFENLPETYCCSLCEAPKSNFRILETVEN
- the moaA gene encoding GTP 3',8-cyclase MoaA, with product MTASNTILTDGFGRKHNYLRISLLEKCNLRCTYCMPADGIALSPKASLMTADEIFAIAETFVKNGVDKIRLTGGEPLLRKDFPEIVSKLSELGISLSMTTNGILVDRHIEVLREFKVQKINLSLDTLVASKFASITLRNQFEKVIDNLHLLLNHDFQVKVNVVLIKGFNDNEIVDFVKLTQFLPISVRFIEFMPFAGNEWDRSKMVSQEEILSLVGTQFSSEEMLKLEDEKNFTSRNYKIKGFQGDFGIISSITNPFCDSCNRIRLTADGKIKNCLFSNSETDLLTAFRNGESIANLISESIQNKKKVRAGMSTVNEINDPTKHFDNRSMIAIGG
- the moaCB gene encoding bifunctional molybdenum cofactor biosynthesis protein MoaC/MoaB — translated: MVDITHKISTLRVATATAIVKVSKQETIDAVVNNLVPKGNVFEMAKTAGLFAVKNTHLSIPDCHPLPIEFTSVEYNVEGLDIHIIFKVKTVYKTGVEVEAMHGASIVALTMYDMLKPIDKEIEISTIKLINKEGGKSSFKNKFPNVIKAAVFVCSDSIFAGDKEDRSGKTIVEKLDSYGVETSHYEIIPDELDIIQQKTKAFAKENQLVIFTGGTGLSPRDVTPEALEPLLESRIPGIEEAIRNYGQQRMPYAMLSRSVVGTLGKSLVLALPGSTNGVRESMDAVFPHVMHVFHILKGKNHDSL
- a CDS encoding molybdenum cofactor biosynthesis protein MoaE is translated as MSKNVFVEGPIAPEFIAESIAKHQSKHTIGAHNIFLGQVRADVIHDNTVVAIDYSAYKDMANEALYTIREKAFAKFDLTCMHIYHSLGVVKAGEICLFVFVSATRRKQVYEATEAIVNWIKTDVPIFGKEMFENDTFTWKQNT